In a single window of the uncultured Pseudodesulfovibrio sp. genome:
- the leuS gene encoding leucine--tRNA ligase has product MSLGKYSPEDIEKKWQGIWKESGCFQVETDPSKPKYYVLEMFPYPSGKIHMGHVRNYSIGDVVARFKTMQGFNVLHPMGWDAFGLPAENAAIKNETHPATWTYQNISEMREQLQRLGYSYDWRRELATCRPEYYKWEQMFFLKFLEKGLAYRKDSPQNWCPTCNTVLANEQVEEGLCWRCDSEVEQKDMEQWFLRITDYADELLKDLETLEGGWPERVLTMQRNWIGKSYGAELTFQVKDMDATIDVFTTRPDTLYGATFMSVAAEHPMVEKFIADAPNKAEIEAFVTNIRNMDRIKRGADDLEKEGIFTGKYCVNPVTGKDIPIYVANFVLMGYGTGAVMAVPAHDQRDFEFATKYDLPKQAVINPPELQDKGEQLDAADLTEAYTAPGFLIHSGDFDGMPNEDAKKAIVEHLDASGKGKMAVNYRLRDWNVSRQRFWGAPIPVIYCDDCGVVPVPEKDLPVLLPENAQVRKDGKSPLPAMEEFVNCTCPKCGKAARRETDTFDTFFESSWYYMRYCDPRNESEPLGAEHLDYWMNVDQYIGGIEHAILHLLYSRFFTKALRDCGFIKNAEPFANLLTQGMVLKDGGKMSKSKGNVVDPNAMINQYGADATRLFILFASPPVKELEWSDQGIDGAYRFLSRLWRLVEELENVLTPMVPASATQPACEAAKSLRFKEHDTIRRATRDIENEFQFNTVIAAIMELVNELYQVKEELKESDPAALSSAIATAVTLLSPVAPHICEELWSVMGHTTHLTAQSWPIYDEKALVLDEVTMVVQVNGKVRGKFEAPNNAPKEAVEKLAIELENVQKFMEGKTVRKVIVIPNKLVNIVVG; this is encoded by the coding sequence ATGTCATTAGGCAAATACTCCCCCGAGGACATTGAGAAGAAATGGCAGGGAATCTGGAAGGAGTCCGGCTGCTTCCAGGTCGAGACCGACCCGTCCAAGCCCAAATACTACGTGCTGGAGATGTTCCCCTACCCCTCCGGCAAGATCCACATGGGCCACGTGCGCAACTACTCCATCGGCGACGTGGTGGCGCGCTTCAAGACCATGCAGGGCTTCAACGTCCTGCACCCCATGGGTTGGGACGCCTTTGGCCTGCCTGCCGAAAACGCGGCCATCAAGAACGAGACCCATCCGGCCACCTGGACCTACCAGAACATTTCCGAGATGCGCGAACAGTTGCAGCGGCTGGGCTACTCCTACGACTGGCGCCGCGAACTGGCCACCTGCCGCCCCGAGTATTACAAGTGGGAGCAGATGTTCTTCCTCAAGTTCCTGGAAAAGGGACTGGCCTACCGCAAGGACTCTCCGCAGAACTGGTGCCCGACCTGCAACACCGTGCTCGCCAATGAGCAGGTTGAGGAAGGACTGTGCTGGCGCTGCGACTCCGAGGTCGAGCAGAAGGACATGGAGCAGTGGTTCCTGCGCATCACCGACTACGCCGACGAGCTGCTGAAAGACCTCGAGACCCTGGAAGGCGGCTGGCCCGAGCGCGTGCTGACCATGCAGCGCAACTGGATCGGCAAGTCCTACGGCGCGGAGCTGACGTTCCAGGTCAAGGACATGGACGCGACCATCGACGTTTTCACGACCCGTCCCGACACGCTGTACGGCGCGACCTTCATGTCCGTGGCCGCCGAGCATCCCATGGTCGAAAAGTTCATAGCCGACGCCCCGAACAAGGCCGAAATCGAAGCCTTCGTGACCAACATCCGGAACATGGACCGCATCAAGCGCGGTGCCGATGATCTGGAGAAAGAGGGCATCTTCACCGGCAAGTACTGCGTCAACCCGGTGACCGGCAAGGACATCCCCATTTACGTGGCCAACTTCGTGCTCATGGGCTACGGCACCGGCGCGGTCATGGCCGTCCCGGCCCACGACCAGCGCGACTTCGAGTTCGCCACCAAGTACGATCTTCCCAAGCAGGCGGTCATCAACCCGCCCGAGCTGCAGGACAAGGGTGAGCAGCTCGACGCGGCCGACCTGACCGAGGCCTACACAGCCCCCGGCTTCCTGATCCACTCCGGCGACTTTGACGGCATGCCCAACGAGGACGCCAAGAAGGCCATCGTCGAGCATCTGGATGCGTCCGGCAAAGGCAAGATGGCCGTCAACTACCGTCTGCGCGACTGGAACGTTTCCCGCCAGCGGTTCTGGGGCGCGCCCATCCCGGTCATCTACTGTGATGACTGCGGCGTGGTTCCGGTGCCCGAAAAGGATCTGCCGGTGCTGCTGCCCGAGAACGCCCAGGTGCGCAAGGACGGCAAATCGCCCCTGCCCGCCATGGAGGAGTTCGTCAACTGCACCTGTCCCAAGTGCGGCAAAGCCGCCCGGCGCGAGACCGACACCTTCGATACCTTCTTCGAGTCCTCCTGGTACTACATGCGCTACTGCGACCCGCGCAACGAGAGCGAGCCGCTGGGCGCCGAGCACCTGGACTACTGGATGAACGTGGACCAGTACATCGGCGGTATCGAGCACGCCATCCTGCACCTGCTCTACTCCCGGTTCTTCACCAAGGCCCTGCGCGACTGCGGCTTCATCAAGAACGCCGAACCGTTCGCCAACCTGCTGACTCAGGGCATGGTCCTCAAGGACGGCGGCAAGATGTCCAAGTCCAAGGGCAACGTGGTCGACCCCAACGCCATGATCAACCAGTACGGCGCGGACGCCACCAGGCTGTTCATTCTCTTCGCCTCCCCGCCGGTCAAGGAGCTGGAATGGTCCGATCAGGGCATCGACGGCGCGTACCGCTTCCTGTCCCGCCTGTGGCGGCTGGTCGAGGAGCTGGAGAACGTGCTCACGCCCATGGTTCCGGCCTCGGCAACCCAGCCCGCGTGCGAGGCCGCCAAGTCGCTGCGCTTCAAGGAGCACGACACCATCCGCCGGGCCACCCGCGACATCGAGAACGAGTTCCAGTTCAACACGGTCATCGCGGCCATCATGGAGTTGGTCAACGAACTCTATCAGGTCAAGGAGGAGCTCAAGGAAAGCGATCCCGCGGCGTTGTCTTCGGCCATTGCCACGGCCGTGACCCTGCTCTCCCCGGTGGCCCCGCACATTTGCGAGGAACTGTGGTCCGTCATGGGGCACACCACCCACCTGACCGCCCAGTCCTGGCCCATCTACGACGAGAAGGCCCTGGTCCTCGACGAGGTGACCATGGTCGTCCAGGTCAACGGCAAGGTGCGCGGCAAGTTCGAGGCTCCGAACAACGCCCCCAAGGAAGCGGTCGAAAAGCTCGCCATCGAACTGGAAAACGTTCAGAAGTTCATGGAAGGCAAGACCGTGCGCAAGGTCATCGTCATCCCCAACAAGCTGGTCAACATCGTGGTCGGCTAG
- the nusB gene encoding transcription antitermination factor NusB, whose product MGSKSKGNRPGIRRVGRTLAFQVLYSTHFLDKNNPQDMDTLFDQNPMVLEQESETACAFARDLVMGVNVNLHDIDKTIEGHSQHWKIERIAMVELSILRLSLYEMLFTDIPVKAAINEAIELSKTFGDDKSRSFVNGILDGVAKTLNRS is encoded by the coding sequence ATGGGTTCGAAATCCAAGGGCAATCGGCCCGGCATCCGCAGGGTGGGACGCACTCTGGCCTTCCAGGTGCTCTACTCCACGCACTTCCTGGACAAGAACAACCCCCAGGACATGGATACCCTGTTCGACCAGAACCCCATGGTTCTGGAACAGGAATCCGAGACCGCGTGCGCTTTTGCCCGCGATCTGGTCATGGGCGTGAACGTGAACCTGCACGACATCGACAAGACCATCGAAGGCCACTCCCAGCATTGGAAGATCGAGCGCATCGCCATGGTCGAACTGTCCATCCTGCGCCTGTCCCTGTATGAGATGCTGTTCACCGACATTCCGGTCAAGGCGGCCATCAACGAGGCCATCGAACTGTCCAAGACCTTCGGGGACGACAAGTCCCGTTCCTTTGTGAACGGTATCCTGGACGGCGTGGCCAAGACCTTGAACCGATCCTGA
- the ribE gene encoding 6,7-dimethyl-8-ribityllumazine synthase, giving the protein MSVKTIEGMLDAKGLKIAIVAARFNDFIVDRLISGAVDYLVRHGASEDDLTLIRLPGAFELPIAAQKLARSGEYAGIVVLGAVIRGGTPHFDYVCSECAKGIAMASMESGVPMGFGLLTCDSLDQAIERAGAKAGNKGVEAASALLETVRVLEQI; this is encoded by the coding sequence ATGTCCGTGAAGACCATCGAAGGGATGCTGGACGCCAAGGGACTCAAGATCGCCATCGTGGCCGCCCGGTTCAACGATTTCATCGTCGACCGCCTGATCTCCGGCGCCGTGGACTACCTTGTCCGGCACGGCGCGTCCGAGGACGACCTGACCCTGATCCGCCTACCCGGCGCCTTCGAGCTGCCCATCGCCGCCCAGAAGCTGGCGCGGTCGGGCGAGTACGCGGGCATTGTCGTGCTCGGCGCGGTCATCCGCGGCGGCACCCCGCACTTCGACTACGTGTGCAGCGAATGCGCCAAGGGCATCGCCATGGCTTCCATGGAATCCGGCGTGCCCATGGGCTTCGGACTGCTGACCTGCGACTCCCTGGACCAGGCCATCGAACGCGCCGGAGCCAAGGCTGGAAACAAGGGCGTCGAAGCCGCTTCCGCACTGCTCGAGACCGTCCGCGTCCTGGAGCAGATCTAA
- a CDS encoding bifunctional 3,4-dihydroxy-2-butanone-4-phosphate synthase/GTP cyclohydrolase II → MPLCKIEEAIEDIRLGKMVIMVDDEDRENEGDLICAAEAVTPEIINFMATHARGLICLPMSNEMADNLGLDLMTKKNESGFGTNFTVSIEAREGVTTGISAKDRATTVLAAVTDGAGPHDIVTPGHIFPLRAKDGGVLVRTGQTEGGTDIARLAGFKPAAVICEVMNEDGTMARMPDLEIYAKKHGLKICSVADLIAYRMKFDGKSVTKVGEAHLPTRWGNFESAAFHSEADGKTHIALWMGDIHPDEPTLVRVHSECLTGDVFGSLRCDCGPQLQDAMCMIRNEGKGVLVYMRQEGRGIGLGNKIRAYHLQDQGLDTVEANVKLGFPPDMREYGTGAQILVALGVSKMRLMTNNPKKMVGLEGYGLEMVERVPIEVGSCQINERYLKTKRDKMHHLLKVDED, encoded by the coding sequence ATGCCCCTCTGCAAAATCGAAGAAGCCATTGAGGATATCCGCCTGGGCAAAATGGTCATCATGGTGGATGACGAGGACCGCGAGAACGAAGGCGATCTGATATGCGCCGCCGAGGCGGTCACGCCCGAGATCATAAATTTCATGGCCACCCATGCCCGCGGGCTGATCTGCCTGCCCATGTCCAACGAGATGGCCGACAATCTCGGCCTGGACCTGATGACCAAAAAGAACGAGTCGGGCTTCGGCACCAACTTCACGGTTTCCATTGAGGCGCGCGAGGGCGTGACCACAGGCATCTCCGCCAAGGATCGGGCCACCACCGTGCTGGCCGCCGTGACCGACGGGGCCGGCCCCCACGACATCGTCACCCCGGGCCACATATTCCCCCTGCGGGCCAAGGACGGCGGTGTGCTGGTGCGTACAGGCCAGACCGAGGGCGGCACCGACATCGCCCGCCTGGCCGGGTTCAAGCCCGCCGCGGTCATCTGCGAGGTCATGAACGAGGACGGGACCATGGCACGCATGCCCGACCTGGAAATTTACGCCAAGAAGCACGGACTGAAGATCTGCTCCGTGGCCGACCTGATCGCCTACCGCATGAAGTTCGACGGCAAGTCCGTGACCAAGGTTGGCGAGGCCCATCTGCCCACCCGCTGGGGCAATTTCGAATCCGCCGCCTTCCATTCCGAGGCCGACGGCAAGACCCACATCGCGCTGTGGATGGGCGACATCCACCCCGACGAGCCGACCCTTGTCCGGGTCCATTCCGAGTGCCTGACCGGCGACGTGTTCGGCAGCCTTCGCTGCGACTGCGGTCCCCAGCTGCAGGACGCCATGTGCATGATCCGCAACGAGGGCAAGGGCGTGCTGGTCTACATGCGCCAGGAAGGCCGAGGCATCGGCCTGGGCAACAAGATCCGCGCCTACCATCTGCAGGACCAGGGACTCGACACGGTCGAGGCCAACGTCAAGCTCGGCTTCCCGCCGGACATGCGTGAATACGGCACAGGCGCCCAGATTCTGGTGGCGCTCGGCGTGTCCAAGATGCGCCTGATGACCAACAATCCGAAGAAGATGGTCGGTCTGGAAGGCTACGGCCTGGAAATGGTCGAGCGCGTACCCATCGAAGTCGGCTCCTGCCAGATCAACGAGCGCTACCTCAAGACCAAGCGCGACAAGATGCACCATCTCCTCAAGGTGGACGAAGACTAA
- a CDS encoding GGDEF domain-containing protein yields the protein MTQTLKGGLRQQAWRIFLLQCGLTLAVVVSALLPLTVLNERNYTMAALVLASILVLGIAVFCGSRLMHLLDGAHEKIANLTTHDELTGLPNRSWFFDRLDEEIDRAARYGNKLSLIMIDLDHFRRVNDSFGHPLGDLALAEVARLLNANIRTSDVAARYGGEEFMIILPETDAERAALAAEKLRVVVEVNDISLEGPEIKVTISCGVADLASVHPQKGSLRDSLVVAADRAMHQAKKNGRNQVLVHTPEHERQLTLV from the coding sequence ATGACCCAAACCCTCAAAGGCGGCCTGCGACAACAGGCCTGGCGAATATTTCTGCTCCAGTGTGGCCTGACCCTGGCCGTGGTCGTTTCCGCCCTGCTCCCTCTCACCGTGCTGAACGAGCGGAACTACACGATGGCCGCGCTGGTGCTGGCCTCCATCCTGGTTCTGGGTATCGCGGTTTTCTGCGGCTCCCGGCTCATGCACCTGCTTGACGGAGCCCACGAAAAGATCGCCAATCTGACAACTCACGACGAACTGACCGGGCTGCCCAACCGGAGCTGGTTCTTCGACCGCCTGGACGAGGAGATCGACCGCGCCGCGCGCTACGGCAACAAACTTTCCCTGATCATGATCGACCTGGACCATTTCCGGCGGGTCAACGATTCCTTCGGGCACCCCCTGGGCGATCTGGCCCTGGCCGAGGTGGCCCGGCTGCTGAACGCGAACATCCGCACCTCGGACGTGGCCGCCCGCTACGGCGGCGAAGAGTTCATGATCATCCTGCCCGAGACCGATGCGGAACGCGCCGCCCTGGCCGCCGAGAAACTGCGTGTTGTCGTCGAGGTCAACGACATCAGCCTGGAGGGGCCAGAAATCAAGGTGACCATCTCCTGCGGCGTGGCCGACCTCGCATCGGTCCATCCGCAGAAGGGCTCGTTGCGCGACTCCCTGGTCGTGGCCGCAGACAGGGCCATGCATCAGGCCAAGAAAAACGGGCGCAATCAGGTGCTTGTCCACACGCCCGAGCACGAGCGCCAGCTCACTCTGGTCTGA
- a CDS encoding glycosyltransferase family A protein: MAMDGDILFSIITPSTGNRPNALKNAVSSVERAARFAGLKSNQLEILIGFDGVRGSAPACDYPVRTFSLPPDRTRGHGVRNTLLKLSSGEKLIFLDDDNVLKPCALSRYMLHREAEMVIGRIDAQLALGQPWLPVFDDGPLVRPGNLDLLCLCLSRRLVVDRCGGWRFRGEFDSSQRNIVDWHKRARSVTVIEEVVGIYDAGRSLDRAALSLRQEALLDSLVNERDTPLMRPEPRRSRHLALA, encoded by the coding sequence ATGGCCATGGACGGCGATATTCTGTTTTCGATCATCACGCCCTCGACCGGGAACCGGCCGAACGCCCTGAAAAACGCGGTCTCGTCCGTGGAAAGGGCGGCACGGTTTGCCGGGCTCAAGAGCAACCAACTGGAAATTCTCATCGGGTTCGATGGGGTTCGCGGCAGCGCGCCCGCCTGCGATTACCCTGTCAGGACCTTCTCCCTGCCCCCGGACCGAACCCGGGGACACGGTGTTCGCAACACCCTGCTCAAACTTTCGAGCGGGGAAAAACTCATCTTCCTGGACGACGACAATGTGCTCAAGCCGTGCGCCCTGAGCCGCTACATGCTGCACCGGGAGGCCGAAATGGTCATCGGGCGCATTGATGCGCAGTTGGCCCTGGGCCAGCCCTGGCTGCCGGTCTTTGACGACGGGCCGCTGGTCAGGCCCGGAAACCTGGACCTGCTCTGCCTGTGCCTGTCGCGCAGGCTGGTGGTGGACCGTTGCGGCGGCTGGCGCTTCCGTGGCGAGTTCGATTCCAGTCAGCGAAACATCGTGGACTGGCACAAGCGGGCGCGCAGCGTCACCGTCATCGAGGAAGTGGTCGGCATCTACGACGCCGGACGCAGCCTTGACCGCGCGGCCCTGTCCCTGCGCCAGGAAGCACTGCTCGACAGTCTCGTCAACGAACGGGACACACCGCTCATGCGGCCTGAGCCCCGCCGCTCGCGGCATTTGGCACTGGCCTAG
- a CDS encoding riboflavin synthase, with the protein MFTGLIMGMGRIETVEARGSETRFRIRALFDLADIELGESIAVNGVCLTVETFGEQWFTCYASRETLSVTSLGGLRPGSQVNLERAMAMGDRFGGHIVAGHVDCLAEVDQVRPAGESKIYRLAFDAAHGRYVIPKGSVTLDGISLTVNDCAPTWLEVNIIPETQKVTTISGWTPGTKVNMETDVIGKYVERMVQPWTGGSGTEESQTGITMEYLRKNGF; encoded by the coding sequence ATGTTCACCGGATTGATCATGGGCATGGGCCGCATCGAGACCGTCGAGGCCAGAGGCTCCGAAACGCGCTTCCGCATTCGGGCGCTCTTCGACCTGGCCGACATCGAACTGGGCGAATCCATCGCCGTAAACGGCGTGTGCCTGACCGTGGAGACCTTCGGCGAACAATGGTTCACCTGCTACGCCAGCCGCGAGACCCTGTCCGTGACCAGCCTGGGCGGGCTGCGCCCCGGAAGCCAGGTCAACCTGGAGCGGGCCATGGCCATGGGCGACCGCTTCGGCGGCCACATCGTGGCCGGACACGTGGACTGCCTGGCCGAGGTGGATCAGGTACGTCCGGCGGGCGAATCGAAAATCTACCGTCTCGCCTTTGACGCGGCCCACGGCCGGTACGTCATCCCCAAGGGGTCGGTGACCCTGGACGGCATCAGCCTGACGGTCAACGACTGCGCCCCCACCTGGCTCGAAGTGAACATCATCCCCGAGACGCAGAAGGTCACGACCATCTCCGGCTGGACGCCGGGTACCAAGGTCAACATGGAGACCGACGTCATCGGCAAGTATGTGGAACGGATGGTCCAGCCGTGGACCGGCGGCTCCGGGACCGAGGAGTCGCAGACCGGCATCACCATGGAGTATCTGCGGAAGAACGGCTTCTAG
- a CDS encoding transporter substrate-binding domain-containing protein codes for MLYPPLSCPIITTTGTASVLRGTLVGLTLCLLLLFPPPAIGGACPADRLAGYTWLTEEYFPFNYQENGVMKGVAVDLLRLVWIELGIPEQPVEAMPWARAYERLQHEPNTALFCMARTPEREHAFRWAGPIASVRFTLIGRKDRHIALDSLDDLKGLSVGTLREDILDTLLSKYRNVASIQPVARMRQNIDKLMTGRLDLVAYEEAAWRKITAREGLDPDSFETVYVLRETPVYFAFHASTPGELVDAFQDALDRVKARPGYQELLDAYLR; via the coding sequence ATGCTGTATCCCCCCTTGTCATGCCCAATCATCACAACCACCGGAACGGCATCCGTTCTGCGCGGAACCCTTGTGGGGCTGACCCTCTGCCTGCTGCTGCTCTTCCCGCCCCCGGCCATCGGCGGCGCGTGCCCGGCCGACCGGCTGGCCGGATACACCTGGCTTACCGAAGAATACTTTCCGTTCAACTATCAGGAAAACGGTGTCATGAAAGGCGTCGCCGTGGACCTGCTGCGTCTGGTCTGGATTGAACTCGGCATCCCCGAGCAACCAGTGGAGGCCATGCCCTGGGCCCGGGCCTACGAACGCCTCCAGCACGAGCCCAATACCGCGCTTTTCTGCATGGCCCGTACACCGGAACGGGAGCACGCCTTCCGCTGGGCCGGTCCCATCGCCTCGGTCCGCTTTACGCTCATCGGCCGCAAGGATCGGCACATCGCCCTCGACTCGCTGGACGATCTCAAGGGATTGTCCGTGGGCACCCTGCGCGAGGACATACTGGACACCCTTCTCTCCAAGTACCGTAACGTGGCCAGCATCCAGCCCGTGGCCCGCATGCGCCAGAACATCGACAAGCTCATGACCGGGCGACTGGATCTGGTGGCCTACGAGGAAGCCGCATGGCGCAAGATCACGGCCCGGGAAGGGCTTGATCCGGACAGCTTCGAGACTGTCTATGTTCTGCGGGAAACACCGGTATACTTTGCCTTCCATGCGAGCACTCCCGGCGAACTGGTGGACGCGTTCCAGGACGCCCTGGACAGGGTCAAGGCCCGCCCCGGCTACCAGGAACTGCTCGACGCCTACCTGCGCTAG
- a CDS encoding transporter substrate-binding domain-containing protein, which yields MRPLFKPLLLIAFALVAASPALGGGRVDRATHLTYMTEEYWPMNYTGDGRLTGLSVELLKRIWREMGVPEQPIHIFPWPRAYDMGHVDPRTVLFSMYRTKSRDPDFKWVGPIVRGKTEVFTLRSRHLGARSLGDLQGWRLTAVRDVASANILRDAGLPYTGSRSPDTAIKMLTRDRVDAVAMDAMQFHHFAARLGRPSGEFKPILTLCTDPLYYAFSLDTPDALIRRFQKALDAVTHRPDYRALLNKYLN from the coding sequence ATGCGCCCTCTCTTCAAGCCGCTTCTCCTGATCGCCTTCGCCCTGGTCGCGGCCTCCCCGGCCCTTGGCGGCGGCAGAGTCGACCGCGCCACGCATCTGACGTACATGACCGAGGAGTACTGGCCCATGAACTACACGGGCGACGGACGGCTGACCGGGTTGTCCGTGGAACTGCTCAAGCGCATATGGCGGGAGATGGGCGTGCCCGAGCAACCCATCCACATATTTCCATGGCCCAGAGCGTATGACATGGGACATGTCGATCCCCGGACCGTCCTCTTCTCCATGTACCGGACCAAGAGCCGGGACCCCGATTTCAAATGGGTGGGTCCCATTGTCCGGGGCAAGACCGAAGTCTTCACCCTGCGCTCCAGGCACCTCGGGGCGCGCTCTCTCGGCGACCTTCAAGGCTGGCGGCTGACCGCGGTACGCGACGTGGCCTCGGCCAATATCCTGCGCGATGCCGGGCTCCCCTATACCGGCTCCCGCTCCCCTGACACGGCCATCAAGATGCTGACCCGCGACCGCGTGGACGCCGTGGCCATGGACGCCATGCAGTTCCACCACTTCGCGGCCCGGCTCGGTCGCCCCTCGGGCGAATTCAAGCCGATTCTGACCCTGTGCACCGACCCGCTCTATTACGCCTTCAGCCTGGACACGCCCGACGCGCTGATCCGCCGCTTCCAGAAGGCTCTGGACGCCGTAACCCACCGGCCCGATTACCGGGCATTGCTCAACAAATACCTGAATTGA
- a CDS encoding transporter substrate-binding domain-containing protein — protein MMVTSLLALPLLACLLLATPGFAHETGDPAQGLTYLTEEFRPLNYTENGKPTGMSVALLKLIWKELNVPEQPIQVMPWARIYDSGQLDRHVVIFSMYRTREREESFKWVGPIVKGKLSLYALRSRHFKADSIQDMAGRKIASLRDTAPATKLLGAGFPLIYASRAEHALQLLQSQRVDALAMDAFRFRHTLAVTGISPDEFEPILVLSEDSLYFAFSLDTSDELVERFQQALDRIILRPVYRNLMNFYIN, from the coding sequence ATGATGGTAACAAGTCTCCTTGCTCTGCCGCTTCTCGCCTGCCTGCTCCTGGCCACGCCGGGCTTCGCGCACGAGACCGGTGACCCCGCCCAGGGGCTGACCTACCTGACCGAAGAGTTCAGGCCCCTGAACTATACGGAAAATGGCAAGCCTACCGGCATGTCCGTGGCCCTGCTCAAGCTGATATGGAAGGAGCTGAATGTCCCGGAACAGCCCATCCAGGTCATGCCGTGGGCGCGCATATACGACAGCGGCCAACTGGATCGTCATGTCGTCATCTTTTCCATGTACCGAACCCGGGAACGGGAAGAGTCCTTCAAGTGGGTCGGCCCCATCGTCAAGGGCAAGCTGTCTTTGTATGCCCTGCGCTCCCGGCACTTCAAGGCCGATTCGATCCAGGACATGGCAGGCCGCAAGATCGCGTCGCTGCGCGACACCGCCCCGGCCACCAAGCTGCTTGGGGCCGGATTTCCCCTGATCTATGCCTCCCGTGCCGAGCACGCCCTCCAGCTCCTCCAGTCGCAGCGTGTGGACGCTCTGGCCATGGACGCGTTCAGGTTCCGGCATACCCTGGCCGTTACCGGCATATCGCCGGATGAATTCGAGCCCATCCTTGTCCTCAGCGAGGACTCCCTGTATTTCGCTTTCAGCCTGGACACCTCGGACGAACTGGTCGAACGCTTTCAGCAGGCTCTGGACAGAATCATCCTGCGGCCTGTGTATCGCAACCTTATGAATTTTTATATAAATTAA
- the ribD gene encoding bifunctional diaminohydroxyphosphoribosylaminopyrimidine deaminase/5-amino-6-(5-phosphoribosylamino)uracil reductase RibD, which translates to MSSWKATSASEAFMDRAIQLARRGRGATAPNPCVGAVLVRDGKIVAEGWHTRFGRLHAERECLADARENDVDPRGATMFVTLEPCNHHGKTPPCTEALIEAGVAEVVVGTRDPNPVAAGGVEKLRSHGIKVTVGVCEQRCRDLIDDFLLWQNSHSPYNILKMAATLDGRIAARARKPEAVSCPESFARVHELRAMAGAVVIGGNTFYADNPSLTCRKKDLPADFVQPLAVVVTSRLPEDPSRFTLLRERPERTIFMTSKTAARSPQADVLRRRGTSVWPLPGRAGALVLSCGFERLRYDCGCHYTLCEGGGRFAMALIQQGLADELIHFVAPRILGDDAAPAAYSGREATSMAQALDFRIAECEHVGTDLMLTLRSR; encoded by the coding sequence ATGTCTTCATGGAAGGCGACTTCAGCTAGCGAAGCGTTCATGGACCGGGCCATACAGCTGGCCCGGCGAGGCCGTGGCGCCACGGCCCCGAACCCGTGCGTCGGTGCCGTGCTGGTCCGCGACGGCAAGATCGTGGCCGAGGGATGGCACACCCGGTTCGGCAGACTCCACGCCGAGCGCGAATGTCTGGCAGACGCCCGCGAAAACGATGTGGATCCGCGCGGAGCGACCATGTTCGTCACGCTGGAGCCGTGCAATCACCACGGCAAGACCCCGCCGTGCACCGAAGCATTGATCGAAGCGGGCGTGGCCGAGGTGGTGGTCGGCACCCGCGATCCCAACCCGGTCGCCGCAGGGGGCGTGGAAAAGCTCCGCAGCCACGGCATCAAGGTAACCGTGGGCGTGTGCGAGCAACGCTGCCGCGACCTGATCGACGATTTTCTGCTCTGGCAAAACAGCCACTCGCCCTACAACATCCTGAAGATGGCGGCCACCCTGGACGGCCGGATCGCGGCCAGAGCCCGCAAGCCCGAAGCGGTCTCCTGCCCCGAATCCTTTGCCCGGGTCCACGAGCTGCGCGCCATGGCCGGCGCGGTCGTCATCGGCGGCAACACCTTTTATGCGGACAACCCCAGCCTGACCTGCCGCAAGAAAGACCTGCCCGCCGACTTTGTCCAGCCCCTGGCCGTGGTGGTCACATCCCGGCTGCCTGAAGACCCGAGCCGCTTCACCCTGCTGCGCGAGCGGCCCGAACGAACCATCTTCATGACCTCCAAGACGGCGGCGCGCAGCCCCCAGGCGGACGTCCTGCGGCGGCGCGGCACTTCGGTCTGGCCCCTGCCCGGTCGGGCCGGAGCCCTGGTCTTGTCCTGCGGTTTCGAGCGGCTGCGCTACGACTGCGGCTGCCACTACACCCTGTGCGAGGGCGGCGGCAGGTTCGCCATGGCCCTGATCCAGCAGGGACTGGCCGACGAACTCATCCACTTCGTGGCCCCGCGCATCCTGGGCGACGATGCTGCCCCGGCGGCCTACTCCGGCCGGGAGGCCACCTCCATGGCCCAGGCTCTCGATTTTCGCATCGCCGAATGCGAACACGTGGGCACGGACCTGATGCTCACCCTGCGCAGCCGTTAA